A single region of the Natronorubrum daqingense genome encodes:
- the otsB gene encoding trehalose-phosphatase, with amino-acid sequence MTAELPPQPLEERREQIRSKLAGAAHVLCCLDFDGTLAPIVEDPDAATPIPAATSALEDLVAAPAVSTAIVSGRALSDVRTRIDGPAAYAGNHGLELARDGSVAIHPVARKRAAQIDRVCHTLETVLDSVPNARVENKRLTGTVHLRSVPSAGHPVVERQTRAVVDALGADSLEISPGRKILEIGPSIPWGKGNAVSLLDAQMPPETVPLYIGDDVTDESAFRAVEPEGIGIRVGEATPSAASASVDSPDEVASFLEWLGSSALEELDRPDRGPNVPSQSTRSAPATVASRLE; translated from the coding sequence ATGACAGCTGAGTTACCACCACAGCCACTCGAGGAGCGACGTGAGCAGATTCGCTCGAAACTCGCCGGCGCCGCTCACGTATTGTGTTGTCTCGATTTCGACGGGACGCTCGCGCCCATCGTCGAGGATCCCGACGCTGCGACACCGATCCCGGCCGCCACGAGCGCACTCGAGGACCTCGTCGCTGCACCGGCCGTGTCGACGGCGATCGTGAGCGGTCGCGCCCTGTCCGACGTTCGAACGCGGATCGATGGCCCGGCCGCGTACGCCGGAAACCACGGCCTCGAACTCGCTCGAGACGGGTCCGTTGCGATTCACCCGGTTGCTCGCAAACGCGCAGCCCAGATCGACCGCGTCTGTCACACCCTCGAGACGGTTCTCGATTCGGTACCGAACGCCCGCGTCGAGAACAAACGACTGACCGGTACCGTACACCTCAGGTCGGTTCCGTCCGCTGGGCACCCGGTGGTCGAACGACAGACGAGAGCCGTCGTCGATGCACTCGGAGCCGACTCACTCGAGATTTCGCCCGGCAGAAAAATCCTCGAAATCGGCCCCTCGATTCCGTGGGGGAAAGGCAACGCGGTCTCCTTGCTCGACGCCCAAATGCCGCCGGAAACGGTTCCGCTGTACATCGGTGACGACGTAACCGACGAGTCGGCGTTTCGTGCCGTCGAACCGGAGGGGATCGGCATTCGCGTCGGAGAGGCGACGCCGTCGGCCGCGTCGGCTTCCGTCGACTCACCCGACGAGGTGGCGTCGTTTCTCGAGTGGCTCGGTTCGAGCGCACTCGAGGAACTCGATCGACCCGATCGAGGACCGAACGTGCCCTCACAGTCGACGCGATCAGCGCCGGCCACCGTCGCCTCTCGCCTCGAGTGA
- a CDS encoding alkaline phosphatase family protein, with amino-acid sequence MKTVILGFDGLDMRYLDRFASSLPNFSALRDRGVEAPLTSTHPPWTGSAWPSMYTGTDPSHHGVYGFFDYDGYPDEGTLVSRHNVHQPALWDYLSNEGETSVVVNVPITHPADPINGVLLPGYLAVEDEPGHPAEIRTELGNSLGEEYTIYSRNEISEHSEEKFAGYLDQIDLRRRASRQLLEKYDWKLAVLQVQKTDAVFHNFTSDDKFRQVYEAADQMLGDVLETIDDDVTVIVCSDHGIGPVNGYKIHVNELLRKHGYVETAEVNDRPTLSTEKASLTEAGATNGEDGTETRDAPTALNRALLATQRTLEQIGIEPKDVYAVAERMGIEQNLIRHIPDSVREAVGKGVDWSQSRAYCPDGTRMGIRVNLEGREPNGVVPQSEYEAVRTDLIEILQGLETPDGEPAFDFVCRREAVYDGPFTEDAPDILFLPTEMKHQVSATLYGRTFIPIDSFDHKRDGTFIGAGPAISGPSPSRLSLTDVAPITMATLGWSVPETMTGSVPDGLVSDLLEPVRVDYSEPSYASGTTSVTDPTASDNEVTDRLEDLGYL; translated from the coding sequence ATGAAAACAGTTATTCTTGGCTTTGATGGCCTTGATATGCGGTACCTCGACCGCTTTGCCTCCTCACTTCCAAACTTTTCTGCCCTCCGTGATCGTGGCGTGGAAGCGCCCCTTACGTCGACTCATCCACCATGGACTGGGAGCGCCTGGCCCTCGATGTATACCGGGACTGACCCGAGCCACCACGGCGTGTACGGCTTCTTCGACTACGACGGCTATCCAGATGAGGGAACACTTGTTTCACGGCATAACGTTCACCAACCGGCGCTCTGGGATTACCTGTCAAACGAAGGAGAGACGTCAGTAGTGGTCAATGTCCCGATTACCCATCCTGCAGATCCGATCAATGGTGTCCTCCTGCCCGGATATCTCGCCGTCGAGGATGAACCCGGCCATCCAGCCGAGATCCGAACAGAGTTGGGTAACAGCCTCGGCGAGGAGTATACGATCTACTCCCGCAATGAAATCAGTGAGCACTCTGAAGAGAAATTCGCGGGCTATCTCGACCAAATCGATCTGCGCCGACGAGCAAGCCGACAGTTGCTCGAAAAGTATGACTGGAAACTGGCTGTGTTGCAAGTCCAGAAGACCGACGCAGTCTTCCACAATTTCACGTCGGATGATAAATTCCGGCAGGTATACGAAGCAGCCGACCAGATGCTCGGGGATGTCCTCGAGACGATCGACGACGACGTAACCGTAATCGTCTGTTCGGATCACGGCATCGGACCTGTCAACGGGTATAAAATCCACGTAAACGAACTTCTCCGAAAGCACGGGTACGTCGAGACCGCCGAAGTGAACGATCGACCGACACTTTCGACCGAAAAAGCATCGCTGACCGAGGCAGGAGCGACAAACGGAGAAGACGGTACCGAAACGCGGGACGCTCCGACGGCGCTCAACCGAGCACTGCTCGCCACTCAGCGAACACTCGAGCAAATCGGCATCGAGCCAAAAGACGTCTACGCGGTCGCCGAACGAATGGGGATTGAACAGAACCTTATCCGACATATACCGGACTCAGTACGGGAGGCAGTGGGCAAGGGTGTCGACTGGAGCCAGTCACGCGCGTACTGTCCCGACGGAACACGAATGGGCATCCGGGTCAACCTCGAGGGGCGCGAACCGAACGGAGTCGTCCCACAGTCGGAGTACGAAGCGGTCCGCACCGACCTAATTGAGATCCTTCAGGGGCTCGAGACACCTGACGGAGAGCCAGCCTTCGATTTCGTCTGTCGACGCGAAGCGGTATACGACGGCCCGTTCACCGAGGACGCTCCAGATATACTCTTCCTACCGACGGAAATGAAGCACCAGGTCTCGGCAACGCTGTACGGCCGTACATTCATCCCTATCGACAGTTTTGACCACAAACGTGACGGGACATTCATCGGTGCTGGACCGGCCATTTCCGGCCCATCTCCGTCGCGGCTCTCACTGACTGATGTCGCCCCAATTACGATGGCCACCCTGGGCTGGTCGGTTCCGGAGACGATGACCGGGAGCGTCCCCGATGGGCTCGTCTCCGATCTTCTAGAGCCAGTTCGAGTAGACTACAGCGAACCAAGCTACGCCAGCGGGACCACCAGCGTTACTGATCCGACAGCCAGCGACAACGAAGTTACTGACCGACTCGAGGATCTCGGGTACCTCTAA
- a CDS encoding flippase, whose protein sequence is MADRERELSTLLSSAILVMAGGIIGSAAKLGERVVIGRLLTPDAYGEVSIGLAFFTFTITLALVGCTQGVSRFIPRYDSLEDRRGLLVSGMAITTVLSLVFAIGMFIGAGWLSAVFFETEAAVVFIQVLAVTLPFAVGFRMLIAAIRGCENTLYRTIVNDLVDPGLRIGLIGGLLLAGMGIVAAGIAYLIAAIVAFLVALVFLHRLMPLVGAYRTHTKELFIFSAPLAVSTVIGTLLTQTDTLMLGHFRSSYEVGMYNAAYPLAGGLLVVLSAFGFLYLPIISRLDSEGERGAVNDIYATTTKWVYIITFPAFLLFVVFPEGVIHTFFGQNYTDAATALPILALGFFASATVGRDRETLSALGSTSWIAIGNIVGLVVNVGINLVLIPRYGFIGASIASVISLLGVHAVICGVLAIQYDITPLSPESTRTFLSLPLVLLPAGALVSPWISISMVTVLPFLVVTGLCSIAVVGLVDAFEADDIVIIDLIEDAAGFSIPLVRRWIPDSNTETGLSAD, encoded by the coding sequence ATGGCTGACCGGGAGCGCGAACTGTCGACACTGCTTTCGAGTGCGATCCTCGTTATGGCCGGTGGGATCATCGGGTCGGCAGCGAAACTGGGCGAGCGAGTCGTTATCGGTCGACTGCTCACTCCCGACGCCTATGGAGAGGTGAGTATCGGGTTAGCGTTTTTCACATTTACGATAACACTCGCTTTGGTCGGGTGCACACAGGGTGTCTCCCGGTTTATTCCGCGCTACGACAGTCTCGAGGACCGCCGTGGTCTGTTGGTGAGTGGAATGGCTATCACGACGGTGCTGTCGCTTGTGTTTGCCATTGGGATGTTCATCGGTGCTGGATGGCTTTCAGCGGTGTTTTTCGAGACTGAGGCAGCGGTCGTATTCATTCAGGTGCTTGCAGTGACACTCCCATTCGCTGTCGGCTTCCGAATGCTCATTGCGGCTATTCGAGGCTGCGAGAACACGCTATACCGAACAATTGTGAACGATCTCGTTGACCCGGGGCTTCGCATTGGCCTGATCGGCGGCTTGCTTCTCGCGGGGATGGGCATCGTTGCAGCCGGTATTGCCTACCTCATTGCTGCAATTGTGGCGTTTCTCGTCGCACTCGTCTTCCTTCACCGGCTCATGCCGCTGGTCGGAGCCTACCGAACGCATACCAAAGAACTCTTCATATTCTCCGCTCCGCTGGCTGTTTCGACGGTGATCGGCACGCTGCTTACCCAGACTGACACGCTCATGCTCGGCCATTTTCGCAGCTCCTACGAAGTCGGGATGTACAATGCCGCCTACCCGCTTGCTGGGGGATTGCTCGTCGTACTGTCGGCCTTCGGATTTCTCTACTTGCCGATCATCTCGCGGCTCGATTCTGAGGGCGAACGCGGCGCCGTAAACGACATCTACGCGACGACGACGAAGTGGGTATATATCATCACGTTCCCAGCCTTTCTCCTGTTCGTGGTCTTCCCAGAGGGAGTGATTCATACCTTCTTCGGACAGAATTACACCGATGCTGCAACAGCGTTACCAATCCTTGCACTCGGCTTCTTCGCCAGCGCTACCGTCGGTCGCGACAGAGAGACACTCTCTGCACTTGGGTCGACTTCCTGGATTGCGATCGGGAACATCGTCGGACTCGTGGTGAACGTCGGTATCAATCTCGTCTTGATCCCTCGCTACGGCTTCATCGGTGCCAGTATCGCCTCAGTCATCTCGTTGCTTGGGGTTCACGCCGTGATCTGTGGCGTGCTTGCAATTCAGTACGACATCACCCCGCTCTCGCCGGAATCGACGCGAACGTTTCTCTCCCTTCCCCTCGTATTACTCCCCGCGGGCGCATTAGTCTCACCGTGGATTTCGATTTCAATGGTAACGGTGTTACCCTTCCTTGTCGTGACCGGTCTGTGCTCGATCGCAGTTGTCGGCCTCGTAGACGCTTTCGAAGCTGACGACATCGTCATCATAGACCTCATCGAAGACGCAGCCGGCTTCTCGATTCCGCTCGTTCGACGATGGATCCCCGACTCGAATACGGAAACAGGCTTGTCAGCCGATTAA
- a CDS encoding alpha,alpha-trehalose-phosphate synthase (UDP-forming), which produces MRFTDERSPSTKPTSGQHRSDGERRSTDETRATNATRDEDVPSSTDDESVCPDSLIVVSNRQPYRHEFETDANEANADTSETDTDEANADTSAVDADTTETNTESGPAHSQIEVDEPTGGLTAGLDPVLQNAEGTWIAWGDGGADFEVADDDHCVSVPPGDESYTLRRIDLSSEAVESYYYGFSNRVLWPLCHGFTDLIDARSSDFEWYRSVNERFAEAVGEHASGESVVWLQDYHFALAPRMIRESTPSSTTVAQFWHIPWPSASTFRACPNGRQLLEGLLGNDLLGFHVDRYAEQFLACVDRYVPDAEVDRSRGTVHYAEHTTRVVATPMGVDAESYDEAARSVSASDLTTVLDRYDIPNENYIALGVDRLDYSKGIPERLTAIERFLEENPSWHGEFTFVQSASLSRTDIPAYERHNERVRGEISRINERFGTDEWQPIVYTEDYLSTTELCALYRRADLLVVSSVVDGMNLVAQEYVAASVDCDGSLLLSDQTGAHETLGSQAVTIDPTDTDDVVEALERAVSMVPQERRRRMSALRDQVFETDLEWWMDAQFEWMSRIHSADDSPQPDSKDDSSRPDSKDDSSRPDSKDDSSRPDSKDDSPPSDSDGDADSESTSTSDSSTDPSEYTYTA; this is translated from the coding sequence ATGCGATTTACCGACGAGCGATCCCCGTCGACGAAACCGACGAGCGGACAGCATCGATCCGACGGAGAGCGTCGGTCGACCGACGAGACACGAGCGACCAATGCCACGCGAGACGAGGACGTGCCGTCATCGACGGACGACGAATCGGTCTGTCCCGATTCGTTGATCGTCGTCTCGAATCGACAACCGTACCGACACGAGTTCGAGACGGACGCCAACGAAGCGAATGCGGATACATCCGAGACGGACACCGACGAAGCGAATGCGGATACGAGCGCAGTAGATGCGGACACGACCGAAACGAACACCGAATCTGGACCAGCTCACAGCCAGATCGAAGTCGACGAACCGACCGGTGGGCTAACGGCTGGACTCGACCCCGTCTTGCAAAACGCCGAAGGAACGTGGATCGCCTGGGGCGACGGCGGTGCCGACTTCGAAGTCGCGGACGACGACCACTGCGTCTCCGTCCCACCGGGAGACGAATCGTACACGCTCCGCCGAATCGATCTCTCGTCGGAGGCGGTCGAATCGTATTACTACGGCTTCAGTAACCGCGTGCTCTGGCCGCTTTGTCACGGTTTCACCGACCTCATCGATGCTCGCTCGAGCGATTTCGAGTGGTATCGATCGGTCAACGAACGATTCGCCGAAGCGGTCGGAGAACACGCGAGCGGCGAGTCGGTCGTGTGGCTCCAGGACTATCACTTCGCACTCGCGCCGCGCATGATTCGGGAGTCGACCCCGAGTTCGACGACGGTCGCGCAGTTCTGGCACATCCCGTGGCCGTCGGCGTCGACGTTTCGGGCGTGTCCGAACGGTCGACAGCTTCTCGAGGGCCTGCTCGGAAATGACCTGCTCGGATTTCACGTCGATCGATACGCCGAGCAGTTCCTGGCGTGCGTCGACCGATACGTGCCCGACGCCGAGGTCGACCGCTCTCGCGGAACGGTTCACTACGCCGAGCACACGACTCGCGTCGTCGCGACGCCGATGGGGGTCGACGCGGAGTCGTACGACGAAGCGGCTCGGTCGGTCTCGGCAAGCGATCTGACGACGGTTCTCGATCGATACGACATTCCGAACGAGAACTACATCGCCCTCGGGGTCGACCGACTCGACTACTCGAAGGGCATTCCTGAACGACTCACGGCGATCGAACGGTTCCTCGAGGAAAACCCCTCCTGGCACGGCGAGTTTACGTTCGTCCAGTCGGCCTCGCTCTCGAGGACGGACATTCCGGCGTACGAACGCCACAACGAGCGAGTTCGCGGGGAAATCTCTCGCATCAACGAGCGATTCGGGACGGACGAGTGGCAACCGATCGTCTACACCGAAGACTACCTCTCGACGACCGAACTCTGTGCCCTCTATCGGCGGGCGGATCTGTTGGTCGTGAGTTCGGTCGTCGACGGGATGAACCTCGTCGCACAGGAGTACGTCGCAGCGAGCGTCGATTGCGACGGTTCGTTGCTGTTGAGCGATCAAACCGGTGCACACGAGACGCTCGGTTCGCAGGCGGTCACGATCGACCCGACTGACACGGACGACGTTGTCGAGGCCCTCGAGCGCGCCGTCTCGATGGTCCCACAGGAACGCCGGCGTCGAATGAGCGCACTACGCGATCAGGTGTTCGAGACGGACCTCGAGTGGTGGATGGACGCTCAGTTCGAATGGATGTCACGAATCCACTCTGCCGACGATTCGCCTCAGCCCGACTCGAAGGACGATTCGTCTCGGCCCGACTCGAAGGACGATTCGTCTCGGCCCGACTCGAAGGACGATTCGTCTCGGCCCGACTCGAAGGACGATTCGCCACCGTCTGACTCGGATGGTGACGCCGATTCGGAATCGACGTCTACGTCCGACTCGAGCACCGATCCCTCTGAATACACCTACACAGCGTGA
- a CDS encoding response regulator, protein MAPDSKSEDKRVDILLVEPNPGDTRLFTESFKDAKLKNELYTVSDGDDALDMITQRGAYAETPQPDLILLEPKLPGKNGMDVLSELNNESALEGIPVVVLTSSDMGEDIVKSHELDADHYLQKPVEPEDFIRFVQEIEDLWFEIVQDTG, encoded by the coding sequence ATGGCTCCAGACAGCAAGAGCGAGGATAAGCGGGTCGATATTCTCTTAGTCGAACCCAACCCAGGCGATACACGGCTCTTCACGGAATCCTTCAAAGACGCAAAACTGAAAAACGAACTCTACACCGTATCCGACGGTGATGATGCACTCGATATGATTACTCAGCGTGGGGCGTATGCAGAAACCCCACAGCCAGATCTTATCCTACTCGAGCCGAAGTTGCCCGGAAAAAACGGGATGGACGTGTTGTCCGAGTTGAACAACGAGTCAGCACTCGAGGGGATTCCTGTCGTCGTGCTCACGAGTTCGGACATGGGCGAAGATATCGTCAAATCTCACGAACTGGATGCAGATCATTACCTGCAAAAACCGGTCGAGCCAGAAGACTTCATTCGATTTGTACAAGAAATTGAGGATCTGTGGTTTGAGATCGTCCAAGACACCGGCTAA
- a CDS encoding orc1/cdc6 family replication initiation protein, with protein sequence MSSSGDDLFTRDDPIFENKELLEINHLPEEGRIVGRDDEIAELANAVNPAIFGQSPSNLLIYGKTGTGKSLCAKHISERLVRVAKEEGVTAEFAYVDCAQDSTETQAVQTIAHSLNDSSITDIKIPDKGLSTSTYYKRLWQVLDTQYEVVLIILDEVDKLDDDDILMQLSRAGEAGKLESCKIGVIGISNKIKYKDRMDERVKSSLCEREFVFPPYDANQLRDIMQARSDSFKDGILDASVIPRAAALAAREHGDARKAIDILRYAGEIAQSNGSETVREEFVVQARERAETDRFRELIRGSTPHSRYVLQALAVLSINSPDEGGFRTTRIFDVYEEVCRQEGSDTLSLRRVRDLLKEHAFLDIIEQTRQSGGSAEGSYTEHQLLEDPDVVQKVLVETDEAYNNGQ encoded by the coding sequence ATGTCGAGTTCCGGCGACGATCTCTTCACCCGTGACGACCCGATTTTCGAGAACAAAGAGTTGCTCGAGATCAACCATTTGCCCGAGGAAGGACGTATCGTCGGGCGGGACGACGAGATCGCCGAGCTCGCGAACGCTGTCAACCCGGCTATCTTCGGTCAGAGTCCGAGCAATCTCCTCATTTACGGTAAGACGGGGACCGGAAAGTCCCTCTGTGCGAAACACATCTCCGAACGACTCGTCCGTGTCGCGAAAGAAGAAGGGGTCACTGCGGAGTTCGCCTACGTCGACTGCGCTCAGGACAGCACAGAGACCCAGGCCGTCCAGACGATTGCTCACTCGTTGAACGACTCTTCGATTACCGACATCAAAATCCCGGATAAGGGGTTGAGCACGTCGACGTACTACAAACGACTCTGGCAGGTGCTCGACACCCAATACGAGGTCGTGCTCATCATTCTCGACGAGGTCGACAAACTCGACGACGACGACATTCTTATGCAACTTTCGCGCGCGGGCGAGGCTGGAAAACTCGAGTCCTGCAAAATCGGTGTGATTGGCATCAGTAACAAGATCAAGTACAAAGACCGGATGGACGAACGCGTCAAATCCAGTCTCTGTGAACGCGAGTTCGTCTTTCCGCCGTACGACGCGAATCAGCTTCGAGACATCATGCAGGCTCGCAGCGACTCGTTCAAAGACGGCATTCTCGACGCCTCCGTGATCCCGCGGGCAGCGGCCCTCGCGGCTCGAGAACACGGAGATGCCCGAAAAGCGATCGACATTCTCCGGTACGCCGGTGAGATCGCACAGTCCAACGGCAGTGAGACGGTTCGCGAGGAGTTCGTCGTCCAGGCTCGTGAACGGGCCGAAACGGACCGATTTCGCGAACTCATCCGCGGTTCGACCCCTCACTCACGGTACGTCCTGCAGGCACTCGCGGTGCTCTCGATCAATTCGCCGGACGAGGGTGGCTTTCGGACGACCCGAATTTTCGACGTGTACGAGGAGGTGTGTCGTCAGGAGGGATCCGACACGCTCTCGTTGCGACGCGTTCGCGACCTGCTGAAAGAACACGCGTTCCTCGATATCATCGAACAAACCCGCCAGAGCGGCGGAAGTGCAGAAGGAAGCTACACCGAACACCAGTTACTCGAGGACCCTGACGTCGTCCAGAAGGTCCTCGTCGAGACCGACGAAGCGTACAACAACGGGCAGTGA
- a CDS encoding aminopeptidase P family protein: MASTFERRLTNCRHRLERSGGDLLVCVPSPNLTYLTGFEESPSERHLLLFVPRIGTPTLVAPKMYEQQLATIPIDEPPLEVRTWDDDENPLEEIRAVLEGYETRHGLEFAIPNGVGDTNSDGEAIDDDRTPGDGSILVDDRMWATISQDLRACAPDATFGLASDVLESQRIRKDDVELEALRRAGAIADRVSLEIRSRGEELIGTTESALASDIEERLEAEGAGKPAFSTIVAAGANGARPHHHSSDHEIERGEPIVLDFGAFVDAKLDGGTGRYPGDQTRTIVPGEPTEEYKRVHEIVQKAQQAAVEAVEPGVTASAVDEAARSVIEHAGYGDAFTHRTGHGVGLEVHEPPYIVGGNDRELEPGMVHSIEPGIYLDGKFGVRIEDLVVVTETGSERLNDSPRGWETGDGPSE; the protein is encoded by the coding sequence ATGGCCTCGACGTTCGAACGGCGACTCACGAACTGCCGACACAGGCTCGAGCGAAGTGGTGGCGACCTCCTCGTCTGTGTTCCGAGTCCCAATCTCACCTACCTCACCGGCTTCGAGGAATCACCCTCCGAACGTCACCTGTTGTTGTTCGTGCCACGGATCGGTACGCCCACCCTCGTCGCACCGAAGATGTACGAACAGCAACTCGCGACCATTCCGATCGACGAACCACCGCTCGAGGTCCGAACCTGGGACGACGACGAGAATCCACTGGAGGAGATTCGCGCCGTACTCGAGGGATACGAAACACGACACGGTCTCGAGTTCGCGATACCCAACGGCGTCGGAGACACTAACAGCGACGGTGAAGCAATCGACGACGATCGTACACCCGGTGACGGCTCGATTCTCGTCGACGATCGAATGTGGGCCACCATCAGTCAGGATCTTCGCGCGTGTGCCCCCGACGCGACGTTCGGTCTCGCGAGCGACGTTCTCGAGTCTCAACGCATCCGAAAGGACGACGTCGAACTCGAGGCACTCCGCCGTGCCGGGGCGATCGCAGATCGTGTCTCGCTCGAGATTCGGTCGCGCGGCGAGGAATTGATCGGAACGACCGAATCGGCCCTCGCGAGTGACATCGAGGAGCGACTCGAAGCGGAGGGGGCTGGCAAGCCGGCGTTTTCGACCATCGTCGCGGCCGGGGCGAACGGGGCGCGACCACACCACCATAGCAGCGACCACGAGATCGAACGCGGCGAGCCGATCGTGCTGGACTTTGGCGCGTTCGTCGACGCTAAACTCGACGGTGGAACGGGGCGGTACCCCGGCGACCAGACCCGGACGATCGTGCCCGGCGAACCGACCGAGGAGTACAAACGAGTCCACGAGATAGTCCAGAAGGCACAGCAAGCCGCCGTCGAAGCCGTCGAGCCGGGAGTCACCGCTTCGGCTGTCGACGAGGCAGCGCGGTCGGTGATCGAGCACGCCGGCTACGGAGACGCCTTCACCCACCGAACCGGCCACGGCGTCGGCCTCGAGGTCCACGAACCGCCGTACATCGTCGGCGGGAACGATCGCGAACTCGAGCCAGGGATGGTTCACAGCATCGAACCCGGCATCTATCTCGACGGGAAGTTCGGCGTCCGAATCGAGGATCTCGTCGTCGTCACCGAAACCGGTTCCGAACGCCTGAACGACTCCCCTCGAGGGTGGGAAACTGGCGACGGGCCCTCCGAGTGA